GGTTCGCTCCTGAGATGCTTTTTCATCCTGTTTAGTTTTCCTTTCATCGACGACATATCCGTTCAATCCTTCCAGTCATTTAAAAGGCGCATTACGAGTTCTTTTGCTTTCTGCCCCCCTGAATCTACCCCAATACAGGACGGGCAGCCTGTTTGGCACGGGCATTCGGCTACAAGCCTGTGGGACTCTGCAATAATACGATCCAACTGTTCGTGGATTTTTTTAGATAACCCGACTCCTCCTGGATATTTATCATAGATAAAAATCGTCGGCTTTTCATTATGTACTGCTTTGAGCTGGGGATAAACGTGAAGATCAGAAGGGTCGCACATCACTTGCAGAGCTGCGACATAGCCCAAAATATTCGCTGCGCCAAGAAGCGCCTGTTCCATTTGCAGGTCGCTCCACTTTTTAGCCTGGTGATCTGTTGCTTGAACCCACGCTGCGTTCGTATGAAGCTCCTCCTCGGGAAGATGAATCGGTCCAGAACCTATGTTCTCATGAGTTTCAAAGCGAATTTTCTTAAAAATAGTCGCTTTGGCATTTACTGTGATGTCTCCGAAGCCCGTAATTTTCTGCTCGCCTTCAGACAGCTTATCAATTTCAAGCACCTTCAGCACAACTGCGAGATTGGCATCGGTAAAATAATCGACCTGCACTTCTCTGACATATGCTTTTCTTTCCTCCCAATCCAGCAGCTCAACTTGAAATTGTTCACCTTTATGCAAATAGATCGCTTTCTCATGAAGGAGCGTCATTGCGCTAAAACGGTCCATTTCCCCAATGACAGCTGCTTTTCCCGGCACGGATTGATCTATGATGACCACATTCTCCTGAGAGGCTGCCCGCAGGCTTATTCCATGCGCAGGAAACGAATCGCTCATCCAATGGTACGTCCCATCGTGTAAATGCAGTACTTCCTGTTCTCTTAAATAGTCAAGAATGTCCTCAACCTCAGTTTGCCCGAACCGTTCATTTTGTTTAAATGGGAGCTCGAATGCAGCACATTTCAAATGATCTACTAGAATGACCAGGTTATCCGGGTCAATGACGGCTGTTTCGGGGGTTTGCTCAAAAAAATAAGCAGGGTGCTTAATGATGTATTGATCCAAAGGCGTTGAACTTGCCACCATAATGATTAATGCTTCATTTTCTCTTCTGCCTGCTCGCCCTGATTGCTGCCAAGCACTTGCGATCGTTCCGGGGTAGCCTGTCATAATGCACGCTTGCAGCTGACCGATATCCACCCCTAGCTCCAGCGCGTTGGTGCTCACCACTCCCATGATGTCTCCGCTGCGAAGTCCTTTTTCAATCTTCCTTCGTTCGGTAGGAAGGTAGCCTCCCCTGTAGCCTTGTACAGCGGGCTCGCCGGCAATCGGCCTCATGATATCCTGCAAGTAGCTTAATATCAGCTCTACTCGTACCCTGCTTCTTGCAAACACAATCGTTTGGATTTGATTTTTTAAAAGCTCTGCTGCAAGTGTCCTCACTTCAAGAGCGGCACTTTTTCGAATATTCATTGACCGATTAACAATCGGAGGATTGTAAAAAAGAAAATGTTTTTTGCCTGAAGGTGCGCCGTTATCTGAAATTAAATTCATCTTAGAGCCTGTCAATGTTTCCGCCAGCTCAAGGGGGTTGGCGATTGTCGCCGATGTACAAATAAAGGTTGGATTGCTGCCGTAGTAGCTGCAAATTCGCTTAAGCCTACGAATCACATTGGCTACATGGCTGCCAAACACCCCGCGATACGTGTGAAGCTCATCAATAATAATAAACTTTAGATTTTCAAACAAAGAAACCCATTTTGTATGGTGCGGCAAAATGGCGGAATGAAGCATATCAGGATTTGTAATAACAATATGTCCGGCTTTTCTTATCTTTTGCCGTATCGCTGGTGATGTATCCCCGTCATAGGTATATGAATGAATATCGATTCCAATTTCTTCGATCAGCTCATTCATTTCACTTTTTTGGTCTTGTGATAACGCTTTTGTCGGAAATAAATACAAGGCTCTCGACGACTGATCGTTGATGATTTCTTGTAATACCGGGAGATGATAACAGAGAGATTTACCTGAAGCAGTCGGAGTTACTGCGACAACGTTTTCTTTATTTCCGGTTTTTTCATAAGCGGAATATTGATGGGAATAAAGACGGGTTATTCCTTTTTTGGCTAAGGCATGAATCAAGCGGTCGTCCAAAGCCGCGGGCATCTCCTTATATTTTGCTTCTTTTTTTGGGGTAGTGTGCCAATATACGATCTGGTCCTTAAACCGATCATCCTCTTTTAAACCATTGAGAAGCTCAGTTACATCTTTTTTTCGTTCCAACCCTTTCACCTCTTTCCCTATTGTACTAAGGAGACGTTCGTTTCGAAAGAGGGAAAAATAATTAAATCTGTCAAATTTCCGCCTCGTCGTAGATGGCGGTTCACCTCTAATGCTGCTTACTTCTGTTAACGAAGGAAAAATGCAGGCTGGCTCACCTGCATTTTGTTATTTCACTTTTATATCAAACAGCTTTGTTTTTCCTTTCACCGCATCTGATTCACCGGATGGTTCGATTGATTCTACAATGTCTCCGTTTGTGATAACAATCGGGGTAATCGTACTGCTTGCTTTTTCACTGATAAAATCAAGGTCGCAAGTAATGAGCGGATCTCCCACTTTTACTTTGTCCCCCTCCTTCACATGAGCTTCGAATCCTTCTCCCATCAGTTCTACAGTATCAAGTCCGATGTGAATTAACAGCTCTATTCCTGACAACGACCGGATTCCAACTGCGTGCTTTGTATGAAACAATTGAATAATTTCTCCTTCAACAGGCGATACAATGTTGCCGTTTTCAGGCTTGACAGCAATTCCTTCTCCCATCATTTTTTGTGAAAATACAGGGTCTGGAACCTCTTCTAAAGGAACAACTTGTCCATCAATTGGCGAATAAACCGCTTCCTCGTTTTTTGTGTCTTGTGCTTTGCCTATGCCAAACAGTTTTTTCAGCATGTGATAGTCCCCTTTCAAAATCCCTTTAATCACCTTATATATTTATATTTAATCATATATCGAGAGCTTCCTCAATTTATAACCTTATTTCCTTTTTCTGCATAGGCTATATAAAAATTCAGCTAAAGGAGTCTGAAGATGAGTCAGGATAAAAATGAAAATAGCCAAAAAGATGTGCAAAAGCTAGGCAATTACTTGTCAAAGGCTGTTGAGGATTTCTTTTATTCATCCCCGTTTCACGAATTATTAAATGGATTTCAAAATATTGTGTCCAACCAGTTGAATAATGCCATGGCAAGTACAGAAATCAGAGAGGACGAGACATTCCTTTACGTGGATGTGCATGTTCCGGATTCTTTTGTCAATGGAGAAATTCTCGTTGAAGTAAAATCGAGATATTTGCATCTTTCTATGAGGGAAACGGTAAAGCATTCGGAAAGCAATTATCAAAAAATATCTTCAATGGCAAAATCGATTTTGCTTCCTTACCCTGTCATCCAGGAATCAATGAGTACTTCCTGGCCAAATCAGAATACGATGGTCATTTCTTTTGAAAAAACAAAAGCATGAATGCTTCCCATTCATGCTTTACGATTTAAAAAAGCTTGTAAAACCCTTTGCTAATGATCCCATTTGATTGACCGTATTCATCATTTGGCCCGCCGTATCCATCAGCTTATTAAAATCATATTGCCCGTTTGATTTCTTGAATTGAGACATGATGCTCATGAATTGTGAAGGCTGCTGCTGATTTGGCCTTGGCTGCGGATATGGATTTGGATAGGATAAAGGTAGCTGTTGCATGCCTTGATATGAATTTGGCTCATCGTAATAAGGTATATGACTCAGTGTTTGAGGTTGAGTTGGATATTGATTATGGGCTGCCCCTGGTGAATGAGTTTGGTAAGCAGATGGATAATGCGGATATTGCTGGGCAGAAGAATGATAAGGAGCATAGCCATAAAGCTGTTCCGGATATAATCGGGTTTGTCTCCTATTGTTCAATTTTAAACTCTCTCCTTCCGTTAATAATGATCTACTAGATTAGTTTATGATCGAATTTACGTTTCGGTGCCTATGTTCTAAAAAAACAAAGCACGCATGTACTATAGAAAAGCACTGGTATTATTGGTAAGATATAAGGAAGATGGATGAAGGGGGAGAAAAGACATGAACTTAGCAGAGCTCAGGCATTCTTTTGCTGAAACAAAAAAGTACGAAACTGATAATCTGAACAAGCTTATGGATTTCTCTAGGCATTTATATTTGCAAGGCCATCTTACGCTCCATGAGTTCCGGGTGTATTTAAAAAACCTGGAATCCGAAGGCGCCGAATCGCCTATTTATCAAACTAAATAACATAAGAAAGGCAGCGGATTAACGGCTGCCTTCTTTTACGTAATCTTTTAATGTTTTCAACGTGTACTGCACCGATTCGGATAAGTCTTTAAATCGCTTCAGGTGAATTTTGCAAAAAAAAGATTGCAGCACGACTTCGTTCAAATTTTCTTTTACAGCTTCTATTTGGCTGACATGGAGATATCTGGGACGCTTTTCGCTGATATACCGTGTGGCATTTTCGGTCCAGGTATCTATGATTTGCGTACTTTCTTGAACTGCCGGCTGAACTTCTTTATAAAAATCGACGGGAATGTCTTTGCCTTTCCGCTCATTATAGCGGCTGACAGATTCCTTCAGCAGGCAGAGCATCTCATCGTTAACTTCTAGAACTTCTGATTCTTTCACTTCACGTCACCTCAATGAACATCCTATCAAAGAAGCAAGAAATCAACAATTCACAAACATTTTACTGACAATTCACTTGGAATAGGAACCACGCTGCCAATTTTTTCAGATTGACCAATACATAGAACCAGTTCATCCAATTCTTTATCTATTTGTTCAAGGACGGCTTCAATTTTTACTTCTTTTTCTATTCTGTTCATCAGCATGCGGCTGCCGATGTTCTTCTCAATCTCAGTTACAGATTCTTCTATTTCCATCAGGATGTGAAGGACATTGTCTTTACTTACAAATCCGTTCATTCACTCTCCTCCTTTTTTCTTGTTGCCTTCTAATTTCTTTGTCCGGTGTAACTCTCCTTCCTGCTTGACAAAACTAGTACTAAATCGGCAAATGAACTTATCATTCAGCAAAACTCTTCCGCGCAAGGCCTGCCGTATGATTCTGCTTATTTGGGCAAAAATAACCGTATGGGAGGTGTTGACATGAAAACAAAAAAAGAGCCGAAGAAAGAAGAAAACAAGCGTCCTCTAGGGGACAAAAAGCTGAATGGCCCAAACCGTCCTTCAACGTAAGAAGCAGGGAAATCCTTGCTTCTTTTTTTTCGCTGCCTGCTTACTACAGCCATTCTTTTATTGCGAACAATGCCGCAAGCTGTCTTCTTTTTTGCTGATACCACTCTGTCAAATCTACTTGGTCTGGTAAATTCACCTCTTTAAAGGAATGGCGCACCTGTGAATTTTTGCGAAACCAATCGTCCTTTTCTTCGTCTAATGAATGGATGACCACGGGGTAGCATGTTCTGAGGAAAGGAGACGATCTTATTTTTCTTCCCATCATTTTTTCCATGTCATATCTTGACCCAGTATGCGGCACACAGTCAAGAAACTGGTAGCATGATGTATGATAGACAGGATGAAAAAGCAGCTTTCCCAGCTTTTTACCCAGTGCAATCCTTTTTTCCGCCTTCGTAAAATTATTTATAGAAAGACCGAGCAGCCGGCCGTCGATCGTTGGGAAAATAACTGTGTTAAAATGAAAATAATCACTCATAAGAAACGGAAAAGCTGCAAATACATTCTTTTTTAGCCAATGATTTTGTATAATTGGTTTTTGAATCGTATTTTGTTCATTTATAATAAGTGCATGCATGAGACGTTTTTTATCCTTTTCATGCCAAAAAAGCTGCCACTCTGTTTCCATAAACGCTGAGACACCAAATGCACCAAGCATAGAAAAAAGCGGGGTACCACAGCGTTTCGAATAGCTGTAAAGCAAAAGCTGGGGAAAAGCATCGGAAAAGATCAGCCAGTTTGATCTTTCGTATGTGGTAAATAACCACGTCTGTTGATCAGAAGTAAGGCCTTTTTGAAACAACCGGCCTTTCAGATCCGTCATCGACCAGCCGGCATTTCGAGATACGGCGCTTGCCAGCAAGGCCCATTTGATCTCAGGATTGGTATCATAAAATGTTTTGTACGCATTCGTTCGGGATATGTTATCTTTATTAAGGCGTCTCGTTTGCTGCTTAATTTGCTGTATAACCTTGTGTCTGCAGTTTGCAGTTAACAACATGTACACCACTTCCGTTATAAATGATTGTTTTAGGAGGTCTGGGATGATCCGCTATCCAAACGGCAAACAATACGTGCCGAGCCAAACCAAACCGGCCACGGCGAAAACAAAAAATGAAAAATCATTCAGTAATCGCGGAATGACCCTCGAAGACGATTTAAACGAAACGAATCAATATTATTTAGAAAAGCAAATCGCGGTTATTCATAAAAAGCCGACTCCCGTCCAAATTGTTCAGGTGGATTATCCGAGACGAAGCGCTGCGGTTATCAAGGAAGCCTATTTCAAGCAATCCTCCACCACGGATTACAACGGAATTTATCGAGGCAAATACATTGATTTCGAAGCAAAAGAAACCCAAAACAAAACCTCTTTTCCGTTAAAAAACTTTCATGCTCATCAAATCGAGCATATGAGACAGGTGGTTGACCATGGAGGTATTTGCTTTGTTATTATTTCCGCATTTAACGAAGTTTATCTTTTAAAAGCCGAACAATTATTTTATTTTTGGGAACGCTGTGAAAATAATGGAAGAAAATCAATACGCAAGGATGAGCTTGATCAATCGGCTTGTCTTATCAAGCTTGGCTATTCACCCCGAATTGATTATATTAAAGCTATTGATTCCTTATATTTTTCTTAACACTTTCGGGGAAAATGCGTATGGAAAATATGCGCTTAGCTAATGAAAGGTAGAGATGTTATGTCTGATCAATATAGTAGCCGTGAAGAACGGAGAAAGGCCATGCAAGGAAACAGCAGGTCGAATCCGTCACACCAAAAGAACAACAAAAAAAAGAAATCGAAAAATGGTCTGTTTAAAAAGGTTCTTTTATCACTTTTAATTCTTTTTGTGATCGGGACAGTTGCAGGCGGGGTTACGTTTGCTGTTCTCGTCTCCGACTCCCCTTCTCTTGATGAGGAGAAAATGAAGACACCATATTCATCAACAATTTATGATAAAAACGGGAAAGAGATTGCCGAAATAGGCTCGGAAAAACGGACTTATGTTTCGATAAATGATATTCCCGATCAAGTAAAAAATGCGTTTCTTGCGACTGAAGATGCTAGATTTTACGACCATCACGGGATCGATCCAATTCGAATCGGAGGCGCGCTAGTAGCCAATGTCACCGGCGGTTTTGGTGCAGAAGGCGGTAGTACCATTACCCAGCAGGTCGTAAAAAACTCACTGCTTTCACATGAAAAAACGCTTAAAAGAAAAGTGCAGGAAGTTTGGCTTTCTTTACAGCTTGAAAGGCAATATTCGAAAGATGAAATTCTCGAGATGTATTTAAACCGCATCTATTTTTCACCGAGAGCATATGGAGTTGGAAAAGCAGCGGAAGAGTTTTTCGGAGTAACCGATTTAAAAGATTTGACGGTTGAACAGGCAGCAGTCCTTGCCGGCATGCCGCAAAGCCCGAATAATTACAATCCGATTAAAAATCCTGAGCGTGCCGAACAACGCAGAAATGTTGTCTTAGGATTAATGGAGCAGCACGGTTTTATTTCAAAGGCTGAATATGATAAAGCTAAAAGTGTTGCGGTCACAGAAGGACTCGTTTCCGAGGAAACCTACGCTAAAAAGACGGAAGAAAATAAATACAGCGCCTTTGTTGAACAAGTTGTCGAAGAAGTGAAATCAAAAGCCGGTGTTGATGTCGGGACCGACGGGTTAAAAATCCACACTACTTTGGATCCTGATGCACAATCGTATATGGAGGATATGCTAAATGGCGATTCTCTTAGTTTCACAGAGGGTATGCAGGCAGGTATCACCTTGCTTGATACGAAAACCGGAGAAATCCGTGCGATCGGAGCCGGACGAAACGTCCCTGCCGGCGGATACAACTATGCGACTGACGCCAGACGCCAGCCGGGTTCGAGCATTAAACCAATCCTTGATTACGGTCCTGTTATTGAAAACAAAAAATGGTCAACATATGAACAAATTAACGACGAACCTTACTCTTATGATGATGGAACTCCGATTAATAACTTTGACAATAGTTACAAAGGCTGGATGACGGCGCGGGAAGCTCTTGCGCAGTCAAGAAATATTCCTGCTTTAAAAGCCTTCCAAGAAGTTGGTAAGGATAAAGCGAAAGAGTTTGCAGGTAAGCTTGGAATTAATTTTAATGGAGATGTATATGAGTCATACAGTATCGGTGGATTTGGCGAAAAGGATCCGGGAGTCTCATCCCTGCAAATGGCGGGCGCCTATAGTGCCTTTGGGAACAACGGCTATTACAATGAGCCTCATGCCGTAACATCCGTCGAATTTAATGATGGAACGAAAATGGACCTTACGCCAGAACCAGAGGCTGCAATGAGCGATTACACAGCCTTTATGATTTCTGATATGCTGCAAACCGCCGTGCAAACAGGTACAGGGCGGGCAGCGCAAGTCCCAGGCGTCAATATTGCCGGGAAAACAGGGACAACGAACTTTTCGATAGAGGAAAGACAAAAGTACAATATCAGTAAAAGCGGAGCACGTGATTCATGGTTTGTCGGGTATAGCCCGCAATATACAGCGGCGATTTGGACTGGTATGGGGAAAAATGACCAAAATAAAGTTCATTTAACCACTTCTGAGCAGCAGCTTGCTAAAAAAGCATTTAAACAGCTGATGACTCACGTAGATGATGGTAGCGGCTCATTTGAAAAGCCTGACAGCGTCGTCGCCGTCGATATTGAAAAAGGATCAAATCCGCCAGTCAAGGCCAGTGAATATACTCCTGAGAGCCAGAGGATTACTGAGTACTTTGTAAAAGGATCAGCTCCTTCTCAGGTTTCAACAAAATATGAGAAAACGAACAAACCAGAAAACTTAAATGTCTCATATGATGAAGCAAGTAAGAGTGTGACGTTAAATTGGACACATGAAAAGGATGACGCCACCTTTGAGGTACAGCAGTCTATTAACGATGGCGGCTATGCAGAAATTCAAAAAAACGGTGAAAAAAGTATCGTAATTCCAAATGTCCAGCCAGGATCTGTCTATCGCTTCCAGGTTACAGCAATTTCGGGTGACAATCGAAGCGACACGGCTTCAACGATGATTGAGATCCCTGGAGAAAAACCGCCGGAAGAAAAACCTGATGGAAATGGCGAGATCAATCCGCCAGCTGAGCAGCCGGATAACCCTGGTGGGCAACAGCCCGATCCAAATCAAAATGGCAACAACGGCAATAACGGAGGCCAAAATGATGGGAATCCAGCTGATGGAAATCAAGGTGGCAATACTCCTCCTGAAGAGCAGCCTGCAGACGGAAATCAAGGTGGCAATACTCCTCCTCCTGAAGAGCAGCCTGCGGACGGAAATCAAGGTGGCAATACTCCTCCTTCTGAAGAACAGCCTGCGGACGGAAATCAAACCATTTTGCCAGGTGATCAAAATTCTAATACTAGTGATTAGCATAAAAAAACCACTCGTGATGAGTGGTTTTTTTGACAAGAATTATCGATTCGTCATGGCTTTCCATTTATAAAATTGTTTTTCCATTTCGATAAACAGCTCGTCCAATTGGACAAACGCAGGGAATTGATTCGGTTTTTGCAAAATATATTCCGCTCTTTCTTTCCAATTGATCGGTGAAACAGCAAAGTCTTTATTAGAAACCTCATCCCAATCAAACGTTTCTGAATGGGTGCCCCGGATCCAGTAAAAACTAGTTATTAAGCATACCATCCCTTTGAGCATGAGCCCTTTATCCCCTCTTGATTTTCTCGTATCAAAATCAGGAAGCAGTTTTTCTTTGATCATTTTCCATACATCAAATAAATACGGCACGTACTCACATGGGTGCTCCCACGGTTTTATATCTGTTTGATTCTCATAATAAAGCGGATTTTCAAATAGCAGCATCTTGATATCGGCGGAATCGCTCAGGACTATTTGCCGCAAAGTTTGTTCATACTGTTTTAAATCATTCATATCGCTTTCACAAGCCCTTTTTTTAACCTTTTTTGCCCTTCTCTGCATAAAGAAAGCAATGGACATTCTCCACACTTTGGCGCTTGCGCCTTGCAATGATAGCGTCCGAAGAAAATCAGTCGGTGATGGCTGACAGACCAATCCTCGACCGGAATTTTTTTCATTAATGTTTTTTCAACTTCAAGAACACTATCCTTCCATCTGCAAAAGCCGAGACGCTTGCTGACTCGCTCGACATGCGTGTCAACTGCGATCGCCGGAACTCCAAAGGCAACAGATGCAACTACGTTAGCCGTTTTTCTGCCGACTCCCGGAAGGCGTACGAGCTCGTCCCTGTCGGAGGGAACTACCCCGCCATACTCATTGATGATCATTTCGCTCAATTTTTTTATATTTTTTGCTTTATTTCTGTATAATCCAATAGAACGTATATCCTGTTCAAGCTCTTCTGTACTCGTGTTTGCATAATCTTCCGGCGTCCGGTATTTTTGAAACAGCCCCTCAGTGACTCTATTGACGAGGGCATCAGTACATTGCGCAGACAGAGCGACTGCGACAACAAGTTCAAATGGGTTGGTGTGCTTCAGCTCGCATTCTGCATGAGGAAACATCTCACCAATGGTTTGTAAACAAAACTCAATTTCTTTTTTAGATAGCATAATGTCACCTTGTTTTCTTATTTCTCAAGCCAATTGTAAAAAGGAACTTGCCTTACATATTCGGATTCCTCTTTAACATGCGGCTTTCTGGACTGCCTGAATTTTTGGCTGTGCGCTTTCACCTGTTCAACAGATTGGATATTATTTTTTTTCCATTCAAACAGTATTCTATCGATGTAGCGAAAGCTCAGCTTTCCTGATAATACAGCTTCTCTCAGAGCGAGTTTAATTATCTCTTGGCCATGATGGTCCTGATCGAGCCAGATCGACAAAGTTTCACCCTCTAACGGTGATAAAGGCCTCGCAAACTCTTCTTCAAAAATGGAATACAAGCTCTTTTGACTACCTTCCTCTTTCTCCGCTGATCGTTGTTTTTCTTCCATTTGCACAAGATCAAATAATTTTCCCCAAAGAGGCTCCAAAGAATACTTTTCAAATTTAATTCCATTTGGCTCTTCACACTCTTCAATATCGAGGCAGCCTTTTTGAATAAATGAACGAAGCATCGACGTGCATTGGTCTGTGGAAATGGTCATTTCCTTCGCGAGCTCTTCAGGTGTTGGAAAGTAAAAGCCTTTTTCTACGTACATTTTTATTTTTAAAAGTAAAATAAATTCTTTCTCATTCAATCCTAATTTGTGATAGTGAATGAGCAGCAAGTTAGGGATTTGGGTTGATCCTAATTCCTGCATCTCAATAAATTGCGCTTTGTTCATTGTGGTACACCTCTTTGTATAAAGTATAGCATCTTCATACATTTCTTTATCGTATTAAGTGATAAAAAGTCTCCTTTAAGACAAGGAGACTTTTTTCAAGCATTCACAGGCAATAAAATTCTAAATCCTAAGGGTATAAGCGGTTGAGCAATCTAGGGAACGGAATCGTTTCCCTGACGTGCTCTACCCCGCTCAGCCAGGCGACCGTCCGTTCTAAACCGAGTCCGAAACCTGAATGAGGGACAGAACCGTATTTTCTGAGTTCAGCGTACCATTTGTAGGCATCTGATTCCAGTCCGTGCTCCTTCAATCGCGACTCCAGCAATTCCATGTCATGGATCCGTTCCGAACCGCCGATGATTTCTCCGTAGCCTTCAGGCGCAATTAAGTCTGCGCATAATACGACATCCTCGCGATCTGCGCTTGGCTGCATGTAAAACGGCTTAATCTTTGTCGGATAGTGTGTAATAAAGACTGGCATGTTATAGCTTTCGGCGATAGCTGTTTCATGCGGGGAACCGAAATCTTCCCCCCATTCAATATCAGTGAAGCCTTTTTCTTTTAGAAACTCAATAGCTTCATCATACGTAATTCGCGGGAAAGGAACTTTAATTTTTTCAAGCTTGCTTGTATCTCTGCCTAATGTCTTTAATTCGATCTCGCAACGCTCAAGCACGCTTTGAACAACAAATGACACATAATTTTCTTGAACCTCAAGATTTTCTTTGAATTCTACAAATGCCATTTCCGGTTCAATCATCCAAAATTCAATAAGGTGCCTTCTTGTTTTTGATTTTTCTGCCCGGAATGTAGGGCCAAAGGAAAATACTTTCCCTAATGCCATAGCGGCGGCTTCCATATAAAGCTGCCCGCTTTGTGAAAGGTAAGCGTCCTCGTCAAAATACTTTGTCGCAAAAAGCTCTGTTGTTCCTTCAGGCGCACTTCCAGTAAGAATTGGCGGGTCTACTTTCACAAAGCCGTTTTCATTAAAAAATTCATATGTAGCACGAATGATTTCATTGCGGATTTTCATGACCGCGTGCTGGCGTCTGCTCCTAAGCCAAAGATGCCTGTGGTCCATCAGGAATTCTGTTCCGTGCTCCTTAGGTGTAATCGGAAAGTCGATGGATTCACTGATCACTTCGATTCCTGTCACGGCGAGCTCAAAGCCGAGAGGTGATCTTTCATCTTCCTTCACAACTCCTTGAACATAAAGAGAAGTTTCCTGTGTTGCCGATTTGGCTATTTGAAAAATCTTTTCTTCGACTTCAGCCTTTACGACAACTCCTTGGATGAATCCCGTTCCATCTCTAAGCTGCAGAAAGGCAATCTTTCCGCTCGACCTCTTGTTGGCAACCCAAGCACCGATTGTTACCTCTTCGCCGACATGTTTATATACTTGATTAATTGTTGTTTTCAACCAATTTCCCTCCAAAGCAAAATCACAATTTCTTATCATGCATGGGTGGGCAGGAAGGATTATGGCAGTTTCCCATCGTAACTCCCTCCAACCTGAAGATTCACTATATTATACCTTTTCAGATCGATAAGGGTCAATTCAGCTAGGGCATATCAAGGAGTAATTGTTTTATGAATTTTTCCGTTTGAAAAATCTACATAACTTAACGTGTATTGATTGTCTTGATTCATATATGCAATTTCCCAAAGCAGAACATCTCCTTCTCTCGCCAGCTGTATACCTATCACGTCTCTGGCTTCTCCCCCATCACGAAGCACATCTGCTGCCTGCTTTTCTGTGATTCCTTCGTTTATCGCTTTATAAATAATTTTTTGGTTTTTATTATCTGGAACCCACACATACACTGATTCATTTTTATCATTTTTACCTTCAATAATAAAATGTTTTTCTTTCCCGACAAACGTCTGTGCCTGGTCAATCTTAGTTAGATGAGCCGCTTCTTCTGCTTTATTGATTGCTTGATCATGCCCTTCAGCTTTTTGAGCCATTGCTGGTTGGTAAATCACCGTACCTGCGAAAATTCCAAAAGCCAGAAGCAAAATAAGAGGCAGGACAATAAATAAATAT
This window of the Bacillus gobiensis genome carries:
- the tseB gene encoding cell wall elongation/penicillin-binding protein regulator TseB — translated: MEKKYLFIVLPLILLLAFGIFAGTVIYQPAMAQKAEGHDQAINKAEEAAHLTKIDQAQTFVGKEKHFIIEGKNDKNESVYVWVPDNKNQKIIYKAINEGITEKQAADVLRDGGEARDVIGIQLAREGDVLLWEIAYMNQDNQYTLSYVDFSNGKIHKTITP
- the asnS gene encoding asparagine--tRNA ligase; the protein is MKTTINQVYKHVGEEVTIGAWVANKRSSGKIAFLQLRDGTGFIQGVVVKAEVEEKIFQIAKSATQETSLYVQGVVKEDERSPLGFELAVTGIEVISESIDFPITPKEHGTEFLMDHRHLWLRSRRQHAVMKIRNEIIRATYEFFNENGFVKVDPPILTGSAPEGTTELFATKYFDEDAYLSQSGQLYMEAAAMALGKVFSFGPTFRAEKSKTRRHLIEFWMIEPEMAFVEFKENLEVQENYVSFVVQSVLERCEIELKTLGRDTSKLEKIKVPFPRITYDEAIEFLKEKGFTDIEWGEDFGSPHETAIAESYNMPVFITHYPTKIKPFYMQPSADREDVVLCADLIAPEGYGEIIGGSERIHDMELLESRLKEHGLESDAYKWYAELRKYGSVPHSGFGLGLERTVAWLSGVEHVRETIPFPRLLNRLYP
- a CDS encoding DnaD domain-containing protein, whose protein sequence is MNKAQFIEMQELGSTQIPNLLLIHYHKLGLNEKEFILLLKIKMYVEKGFYFPTPEELAKEMTISTDQCTSMLRSFIQKGCLDIEECEEPNGIKFEKYSLEPLWGKLFDLVQMEEKQRSAEKEEGSQKSLYSIFEEEFARPLSPLEGETLSIWLDQDHHGQEIIKLALREAVLSGKLSFRYIDRILFEWKKNNIQSVEQVKAHSQKFRQSRKPHVKEESEYVRQVPFYNWLEK
- the nth gene encoding endonuclease III, with amino-acid sequence MLSKKEIEFCLQTIGEMFPHAECELKHTNPFELVVAVALSAQCTDALVNRVTEGLFQKYRTPEDYANTSTEELEQDIRSIGLYRNKAKNIKKLSEMIINEYGGVVPSDRDELVRLPGVGRKTANVVASVAFGVPAIAVDTHVERVSKRLGFCRWKDSVLEVEKTLMKKIPVEDWSVSHHRLIFFGRYHCKAQAPKCGECPLLSLCREGQKRLKKGLVKAI
- a CDS encoding PBP1A family penicillin-binding protein, which produces MSDQYSSREERRKAMQGNSRSNPSHQKNNKKKKSKNGLFKKVLLSLLILFVIGTVAGGVTFAVLVSDSPSLDEEKMKTPYSSTIYDKNGKEIAEIGSEKRTYVSINDIPDQVKNAFLATEDARFYDHHGIDPIRIGGALVANVTGGFGAEGGSTITQQVVKNSLLSHEKTLKRKVQEVWLSLQLERQYSKDEILEMYLNRIYFSPRAYGVGKAAEEFFGVTDLKDLTVEQAAVLAGMPQSPNNYNPIKNPERAEQRRNVVLGLMEQHGFISKAEYDKAKSVAVTEGLVSEETYAKKTEENKYSAFVEQVVEEVKSKAGVDVGTDGLKIHTTLDPDAQSYMEDMLNGDSLSFTEGMQAGITLLDTKTGEIRAIGAGRNVPAGGYNYATDARRQPGSSIKPILDYGPVIENKKWSTYEQINDEPYSYDDGTPINNFDNSYKGWMTAREALAQSRNIPALKAFQEVGKDKAKEFAGKLGINFNGDVYESYSIGGFGEKDPGVSSLQMAGAYSAFGNNGYYNEPHAVTSVEFNDGTKMDLTPEPEAAMSDYTAFMISDMLQTAVQTGTGRAAQVPGVNIAGKTGTTNFSIEERQKYNISKSGARDSWFVGYSPQYTAAIWTGMGKNDQNKVHLTTSEQQLAKKAFKQLMTHVDDGSGSFEKPDSVVAVDIEKGSNPPVKASEYTPESQRITEYFVKGSAPSQVSTKYEKTNKPENLNVSYDEASKSVTLNWTHEKDDATFEVQQSINDGGYAEIQKNGEKSIVIPNVQPGSVYRFQVTAISGDNRSDTASTMIEIPGEKPPEEKPDGNGEINPPAEQPDNPGGQQPDPNQNGNNGNNGGQNDGNPADGNQGGNTPPEEQPADGNQGGNTPPPEEQPADGNQGGNTPPSEEQPADGNQTILPGDQNSNTSD
- a CDS encoding YpoC family protein, encoding MNDLKQYEQTLRQIVLSDSADIKMLLFENPLYYENQTDIKPWEHPCEYVPYLFDVWKMIKEKLLPDFDTRKSRGDKGLMLKGMVCLITSFYWIRGTHSETFDWDEVSNKDFAVSPINWKERAEYILQKPNQFPAFVQLDELFIEMEKQFYKWKAMTNR